In Lathyrus oleraceus cultivar Zhongwan6 chromosome 2, CAAS_Psat_ZW6_1.0, whole genome shotgun sequence, the DNA window TGATGGTTGACTCTGTTTATAAGTTGTTTATGACTTGTGATTTGACAACATTTATTTGGTGTATAATTTTTAAGTGGTTGTGGTTGCGGTCCTGCTTTGTTTTTCCCTGTGATACTTACTTTGTTAGGAGGTAGGTCTAGGGTGAAGGGTGATTGGCTATAATCTACCATGGTGTAGTGGGGTCGATTTGGAAATTCCAAAATGATATCgttttttcatgtttttctaCTAATGTGAAAGATGTGAAAGATAATTTCACGTTTGGAAATTGTATCTTAATAGACACATGAGAATCTCTTATGCTTTCTCCATCCAACTTAAAAACACTATTATCTTAGTCAATAGAGGGTGAGTGACATGGTTTTAAATTGCTGTTGTGGTCACAAATGCAGTTGTGGTTTCGAGTTTGTGATTGCGGTGGTTATTACAGTTGTTGTGATGCATGTTGCGGCCGTTGCGGTGTGAATTTTTATTAGGTGTTTGAATTACAATGTTGAAAAATGCTCAATGTTAAGTTTTTTCATCACATCTAAAGTAAATTAAGTTCTAGGGTTCTAAAATTTTGATTTTTGAATGAAATATTTGAAGAAACATGAGTGAAATTGTGTGAGGCGGTTCCAAATATAGCCATAAACGTGATTTTAAAATTATATGATAATTACGGTTCGATACGATTGCGGATGTAACAACATCTGCAATATTGCAGCTACAATTACACTTGTGGACCACAATTGCGCGGTTTCATGGTGAGTGGCTCTAGCGTTTGAGGTGTGGACGGTGTTGAGTTCCCGTTCAGTTATTTCTTATACCTAATCAAATTCTCAATTGTAGCTTGTGGCTTCTGTTGCCGTTTTTTGATCTTCCTTCGATAAAACAGGTATGGACGTGTCAACCCATCAACTCATTTATCTTCTTTTTTTCAAATTAATATTTAAACAATTTTTACCGGTTATCAAAGAGTTAATTTAGGACATACGCTCAATTTGTAAACTTATAATCAGACATCACCAAACAAGTAAATTTATCAACTTATGTTGATGACTTGATTTAAAGGTAAATAAATAAAACTTCTGAAGCCCATAATTTTTTTACAAAAAGTTAATCAcataataatatataaaattaCAACAATCTATAAAATTACAACAATCTTCTTGATATCCCTAGTCACTAATCATAATCAGAAGGAAAAACGACCTAGCAGTATCTTAGATCATACCATATGGCTTGCTAAGCTCTGTAGTAGTTCATGTAAACTGAAACCGCATCAAAAGCTTTACAGATTTTAACTTTTCGCCCTTCTGATCATATAGAGGGACTGCTCTGAATCCAGATTTTAGCTCAGGAATTGGCAAACATATTTGTCCACCAAAATCATCTTTTTCATGCTTATCATACTCTCTTACTTCTATACTAAGCAAAGCAAGCTCTGGAACACTCAAAGGAAAATCAAACTCTTCATCCCAAACCGGAAACCAATCGTCGTGAATTATTTTGGTCTTCTTATGGATTTTATCAGCTGGTACTCCAACTATACAAATCTGTAATGTATAAATTGTTCAAAAGCCAATTAATACATCCTTTGTTTCTCTTTTCTCATATATGAAGCATTGACACACATACGACATTAACGTTGACATGTTGAGACTTGTTataatttaagaaaataaatttaTTGAATATAATTACATGTATAGTCACAAGTGTCAAACCAAAACCGTCTTTTAGCACAAGTTTCTGTGCTAAAAACAATGAAAAGTACTCACCTTTGTGTAAAAGTCCGGAGGAGAGAATGTATCAAAGTGTGTTTTGCTAAAATCTGTGCTCCAACCATGTCCCAAATACACTTTCACCTATAGGTGGACAAGAGAGATTTTCAAAACATGTCACATGACAAAACTAATTGATTTCATTATCCAATAATAATATCTCACCTTCAATGTCTTCTTTGCTGGCAGAGTTCTTTTTGGATCAAAACACTCATTGCGCGGAACTTTTGCCAAAAGAAACTCAGGTTTTTTCACATAACCACACCCTCCATTTGCGCTAAACATCCCTTGCATATACCAGAGTGATTTTCCATGCCCCTGATAAAGAAAACACATGTTAAAATGTCGGTAACAAAAGTTCGAAAGTATGATCATGCTGATGCTGATTATTAACAAATACCGCTTCATGAGTTTTTTCATATAGAACATTCGCGATGAAGGAAATCAATGTAGTTTTAGCAGTGTTTTTCACTGAAAAGAGCCTTCATCAAAATTTCCTCACCTGCATGTTAAGTGCTACCATCTGAGCACCATACATCCATCCTATATGTGGCCTGTAATTTGACGAGGTGACACGCGTTCCCTTTGGATATACTCGAATAATATTCTTCTGTGTAAACCTGTAACCATAAAATGCAACCATCAGACACTGATAAGACACTCACATAGACATGTAGGTACTAATAATAAATTTGAAAAGGAAAGTTAGTATATATAATCACATGCGTATGTGTCGTATTGGAAATATTGGATACTAGACATGCCTCGAATCTGAAGTATTGATGTATTTGGGTAAACTATTTGACAAATACCTAACAATATCAGCTCCATAAGACACAGAAGCTTTTTCGAGTTCCTGCTCACTCAAGCTCAAGCGCTTAACATTACCAGCCACTATTAGATGATCCCTTATTTGACCCTTGGGTTTACCAGCATGGATTGTAATCAAACGTTTGTACTCTGGTGCACTCTGTTGGTCTGGTTTTCTATCGCGAGGATTGAAACATTCATCATCAACATCGCTTCCATTAAACTGTCGAATTAGGACAAATAAAAAAAGATAGCATAAACACACAAAGCATATAAGATATAAACCAAATTTGAAGAAAATAATTATGTCTTTCTGCTCACTTTGTCATCAGCTTCAGCACTAAGGGCAGGTGACACAGATCCTTCTTCACTAAATTCCTTTTCACTGTCACTGGTATCCTTAAATTGTCTAGTATCAAGATATTCCTTTGGTGGTTTCGTCGATATAAGAATTCGATCTTTTAGGGATTCTGGTGAGGGGAATTCTGTCATAGGTTCTGTCTGAGGAAAATACAGCATATCTCCAAATGTTTGAGTTGTCATCTACCATTAAAAAGATTAATGTCACTAACTTTTTTTAAAGTTATTGATTTATGAATATCAACAATTTACTTACATTAatacataaatataaataaataaatactgCTGCCAGAAATTAAACCATAGATCAACAGTTTACATTCAACAATAAGCAGTAAGTGATAATATACTTACTAATCATAACCAATTTGTAACTACCTTAAAAACTATTCAATTGATTCTATCAATAATGTAAGAATACCTCTGCAACTTTAGCTTGAAGATCTGGAGTAAGATGATCTTCTAAAGTTATAATGATAGGGTAACGAGATTTAACGAATGCGTATTCTTTTATGGACTTCAAACATTGAAGAAGTGAGACAGGAGTGGTAAGTGTCCTGCAATAGATAAAAAAAGGTCATAAATTAAACTGATATTTATAAACTTTCATTATCATGAATATCTCAAAACATTCCAACATCAAAAGTTATAAAAAGATTGAAATCTGGATCAGTAGTACCTTCCATGAACTACATCGATGTCGTCTTTAGTTGAATTTGGCCATATATCTAGTTCAATTACTCGGACGCCTAGTTGCAACGCCTTTATGATTGGAACATCACTGCAATCGCTGCTTAGCTGATTCCCAGTTAGATAGGAATTGTGTCCTGTGTATATGAAATAATGTGACAAAGGAGCATTCATATCATGATGTACCTGGTAAATCACAGGTCATTTCTATTGTCAAGAACGGGCCTAAAACATATTGAAATTAGCCACATTAATTATCGTTAAACTTGATATTTTCTTTATAACAAAGATGTAAAAGTTATAATTTGACCATACTAATTTACTAATAATCAAAACCAAAATTATTTTTCTTCCACTTTCCCGCATTTTCTAGGAAATCAAAttataaaatgaaaaaaataaaaataaaaataaaaagcaCATACCTGTGATTTCAGAGGACCATTGAATTCATCAAATGACAAAAACTGAAAGAATTCTTCAACGGTGAGTCCCTCTCCGGTACCGGAAACGCCATCACCTCCGCCACCGCTATCCTGATTCCCTTTCCGCGACTGCAGAGCATTTTCAACGATCTTTTTCGAATCATCTTCGGTGCAATCCGTTTCGCCTTGGTGTTCAAGAAAAAACCGTTGGAGCTGTTTGGCGGAGATGAACGAACCGCCATCGGAGAATTCAGAAAACACTTGTTTGACGTCGGACGGCGGTGCTTGCTCTGTGATAGCGTATTTTCTTTTGAAGCATTTGAACATTTTGTAGTTGTATGTGAATGTGGCCATTGTTGAATGAGATTAAAGGAAGTTTTGTAACTGCAGTGGTTGGGTTCGTTACGATAACGGTAACATGAGGAGAACAAGAGAGAGAAAATTGATGGTgatgaaaatgaatggatgagAAAGTATTGAATTCGGAGTTTGCGAAGGCGTTAATGGAATTTCATTGTTGCGGTTGAAGCGGAATGGATCCCTCGTTGGTTTTTCTTCTATCATAGATTTTCTCCAAAAACCAAAGTGAGAAATGATTTCAACACATGTTTGAATACAATTAgattatattttttaatttattagtGTTGATAAgttcaattttttaattgatttttgatggttttttaaaaattatttatatgaAATGTGTATATAATTTCATATTAAAAAGTACCGGCGTCCAGACGGATGTGGACGGACATCCGTCTGtgtttttttaataaacatacgtgaaaatatatatgatattgttttttttaattttaattttaattaaaaattatataAGAAATTAATAGTAAGAAGTTATATGAAAAATGATAATAGTGATTTTAATAGAAGTTATTAAGTAAGTTATTTAAAGATAAAATTGATAGAAAAATATGTTACATCAAAATCAAATTTTTTCATCAATTATTTTAATGGTTCGACGTTGATGATACGAtttagaaaaataatttttatattttaaaaattatcAAATTTAAATGGAAATTATTCAATTTTTCTCGTAAAGGATAGAATAGGTGATTGCACAAATTTCTGACTGAGAATTCTTGACTTTCATTGATCAATGTTAAAATAATATTATTGTgtttattaaatcaaaatatgATAAATTAAATTGCTATTAAGTATTTATGATATGATAGAAAAGATATGGTATATTTGTTAAAATTAAgaaagaaaaatatattttatagTTCATTCATTCAATGCAATCTTCAAatgtaaaaaataaaaataagcTTATATAAATAATTATAAATTTAATGAAATTGCACTAAATAAGAAATTATTAATCTTCTATATC includes these proteins:
- the LOC127118159 gene encoding phosphoinositide phospholipase C 6, which gives rise to MATFTYNYKMFKCFKRKYAITEQAPPSDVKQVFSEFSDGGSFISAKQLQRFFLEHQGETDCTEDDSKKIVENALQSRKGNQDSGGGGDGVSGTGEGLTVEEFFQFLSFDEFNGPLKSQVHHDMNAPLSHYFIYTGHNSYLTGNQLSSDCSDVPIIKALQLGVRVIELDIWPNSTKDDIDVVHGRTLTTPVSLLQCLKSIKEYAFVKSRYPIIITLEDHLTPDLQAKVAEMTTQTFGDMLYFPQTEPMTEFPSPESLKDRILISTKPPKEYLDTRQFKDTSDSEKEFSEEGSVSPALSAEADDKFNGSDVDDECFNPRDRKPDQQSAPEYKRLITIHAGKPKGQIRDHLIVAGNVKRLSLSEQELEKASVSYGADIVRFTQKNIIRVYPKGTRVTSSNYRPHIGWMYGAQMVALNMQGHGKSLWYMQGMFSANGGCGYVKKPEFLLAKVPRNECFDPKRTLPAKKTLKVKVYLGHGWSTDFSKTHFDTFSPPDFYTKICIVGVPADKIHKKTKIIHDDWFPVWDEEFDFPLSVPELALLSIEVREYDKHEKDDFGGQICLPIPELKSGFRAVPLYDQKGEKLKSVKLLMRFQFT